One genomic region from Cyclopterus lumpus isolate fCycLum1 chromosome 20, fCycLum1.pri, whole genome shotgun sequence encodes:
- the pi15a gene encoding peptidase inhibitor 15-A has translation MKPELFAVDVMLLCLSCGASALATTFPAASTFLPAANFTNRCAVRTQGTDVTAISKTRRKRYISQNDMLAILDYHNKVRGKVFPPASNMEYMVWDDTLAKTAEDWAHACQWEHGPPHLLRFLGQNLSVRTGRYRSILQLVKPWYDEVKDYSFPYPRDCNPRCPLRCFGPMCTHYTQMVWATSNKVGCAVHTCHNMNVWGSVWKRATYLVCNYSPKGNWIGEAPYKVGVPCSACPPSYGGSCSNNMCFPTLKTNYLHWFK, from the exons ATGAAACCTGAGTTATTTGCAGTAGACGTAATGCTGCTGTGCTTATCTTGCGGAGCAAGTGCATTGGCAACGACGTTCCCTGCTGCCTCCACGTTCTTGCCAGCGGCCAATTTCACCAATCGTTGCGCCGTGCGCACCCAGGGGACCGATGTCACGGCAATTTCCAAAACCAGGAGGAAGCGTTACATTAGTCAGAACGACATGCTGGCCATTCTTGACTACCATAACAAAGTAAGAGGGAAGGTGTTTCCCCCAGCATCCAATATGGAATACATG gtgtgggACGACACCCTGGCTAAGACAGCCGAGGACTGGGCTCATGCCTGCCAGTGGGAGCACGGGCCACCTCACCTCCTCAGGTTCCTGGGTCAAAACCTCTCCGTCAGGACAGGACG CTATCGATCCATTCTCCAGCTGGTTAAGCCATGGTACGATGAGGTCAAAGATTATTCTTTTCCATACCCCCGTGACTGCAACCCTCGATGCCCTCTCAGATGCTTCGGGCCCATGTGTACCCATTATACACAG ATGGTTTGGGCAACATCCAACAAAGTTGGCTGTGCTGTTCACACGTGCCACAACATGAATGTATGGGGTTCAGTGTGGAAACGGGCAACGTATTTAGTTTGCAACTACTCACCCAA GGGTAACTGGATCGGAGAGGCTCCCTACAAAGTAGGCGTACCCTGCTCCGCCTGCCCCCCCAGCTACGGGGGCTCCTGCAGCAACAACATGTGCTTCCCCACTCTCAAGACAAACTACCTGCACTGGTTCAAATAA